From Nicotiana tabacum cultivar K326 chromosome 15, ASM71507v2, whole genome shotgun sequence, the proteins below share one genomic window:
- the LOC107766229 gene encoding large ribosomal subunit protein eL20-like: MVTYKFHQYQVVGRALPTENDEHPKIYRMKLWATNEVRAKSKFWYYLRKLKKVKKSNGQMLAINEIFEKNPTKIKNYGIWLRYQSRTGYHNMYKEYRDTTLNGAVEQMYTEMASRHRVRHHCIQIIKTATIPAKLCKRESTKQFHDSKIKFPLVFKKVRPPSRKLKTTYKATRPNLFM, from the exons ATGGTGACCTACAAA TTCCATCAGTACCAGGTTGTAGGTAGAGCGCTGCCGACAGAAAACGATGAGCACCCAAAAATTTACCGTATGAAGCTCTGGGCTACCAATGAGGTCCGTGCCAAGTCCAAGTTCTG GTATTACTTGAGGAAGCTAAAGAAGGTGAAGAAGAGCAACGGTCAGATGCTAGCTATTAATGAG ATTTTTGAGAAGAACCCAACAAAAATCAAGAACTATGGTATTTGGTTGCGTTACCAAAGCAGAACTGGATATCACAACATGTACAAGGAGTATCGTGACACCACATTGAATGGTGCCGTGGAACAGATGTACACTGAGATGGCTTCTCGCCACAGGGTCCGCCATCACTGCATCCAGATCATTAAGACTGCCACCATTCCGGCTAAGCTTTGCAAGCGGGAGAGCACGAAGCAGTTCCATGATTCCAAAATCAAGTTTCCGTTGGTGTTCAAGAAAGTCAGGCCACCTTCAAGGAAACTCAAGACGACCTATAAGGCTACCAGGCCTAACTTGTTTATGTAA
- the LOC107775757 gene encoding 3-oxoacyl-[acyl-carrier-protein] synthase I, chloroplastic has product MQALQSSSLRPSPPIHPFLKPTTHQFTNVKPLKPKKLTPFISASSAPTREKDPKKRVVITGMGLVSVFGNDVDAYYDKLLAGESGISLIDRFDASKFPTRFGGQIRGFKAEGYIDGKNDRRLDDCLRYGIVAGKKALENADLGTDRDKKINKERAGVLVGTGMGGLTVFSDGVQALIEKGHRKISPFFIPYAITNMGSALLAIDVGFMGPNYSISTACATSNYCFYAAANHIRRGEADLMIAGGTEAAMIPIGLGGFVACRALSQRNDDPQTASRPWDKDRDGFVMGEGAGVLVMESLEHAMKRGAPIIAEYLGGAVNCDAYHMTDPRADGLGVSSCILSSLEDAGVSPEEVNYINAHATSTIVGDLAEVNAVKKVFKNPSEIKMNATKSMIGHCLGAAGGLEAIATVKAITTGWLHPSINQFNPEPSVEFDTVANKKQQHEVNVAISNSFGFGGHNSVVVFSAFKP; this is encoded by the exons ATGCAAGCTCTTCAATCTTCATCCCTCCGCCCTTCACCACCCATCCACCCATTCCTCAAACCCACCACCCACCAATTCACCAATGTAAAGCCATTGAAACCCAAAAAACTCACTCCGTTTATCTCAGCTTCATCAGCTCCCACGCGCGAGAAAGACCCGAAGAAGCGCGTGGTCATAACTGGGATGGGCCTTGTTTCTGTTTTTGGCAATGACGTTGATGCTTACTATGATAAATTATTAGCTGGTGAAAGTGGGATTAGTCTAATTGATCGATTTGATGCCTCGAAATTCCCAACTAGATTTGGTGGACAAATTAGAGGGTTTAAAGCTGAAGGTTATATTGATGGTAAAAATGATAGAAGGCTTGATGATTGTCTTAGATATGGTATTGTTGCTGGGAAAAAAGCTCTTGAAAATGCGGATCTTGGTACTGACAGAGATAAAAAG ATCAATAAGGAGCGAGCTGGTGTTTTGGTAGGAACAGGAATGGGTGGTCTTACTGTTTTTTCAGATGGCGTCCAAGCCTTAATCGAAAAGGGTCACAGGAAAATTTCTCCATTTTTTATACCATATGCCATAACAAACATGGGTTCGGCCTTGCTTGCAATTGATGTTGGTTTCATGGGACCGAACTATTCAATTTCAACTGCTTGTGCTACCTCCAACTATTGTTTCTATGCTGCTGCAAACCACATTCGTCGCGGTGAAGCTGATTTGATGATAGCTGGTGGAACTGAAGCTGCCATGATTCCCATTGGATTAGGAGGTTTTGTCGCATGTAGAGCTTTGTCTCAAAGAAATGATGATCCACAAACTGCTTCTAGACCGTGGGACAAAGATAGAGACGGCTTTGTTATGGGAGAGGGGGCTGGAGTTTTG GTGATGGAAAGTTTAGAGCATGCAATGAAGCGAGGAGCACCCATAATTGCAGAATATTTGGGTGGAGCAGTAAACTGTGATGCTTATCACATGACTGACCCCAGAGCTGATGGACTCGGTGTTTCTTCATGTATTCTTAGCAGCCTTGAAGATGCTGGAGTGTCACCAGAAGag GTTAATTACATCAATGCTCATGCAACTTCCACCATAGTTGGTGATCTAGCTGAGGTAAATGCTGTTAAGAAGGTATTCAAGAACCCTTCAGAGATCAAAATGAATGCAACCAAG TCCATGATAGGCCATTGCCTGGGTGCTGCTGGTGGCCTGGAAGCTATTGCAACAGTTAAAGCCATTACAACTGGCTGGCTGCATCCTTCCATAAACCAATTC AATCCCGAGCCTTCAGTTGAGTTTGATACTGTCGCAAACAAGAAACAGCAGCACGAGGTCAATGTTG CAATATCAAATTCATTTGGTTTTGGTGGTCACAACTCCGTTGTCGTTTTTTCTGCATTCAAGCCCTGA
- the LOC142169571 gene encoding uncharacterized protein LOC142169571 — protein sequence MAPKEDRKDPAWAYSERVCETNKMAIRCLFCDKISNGGIYRQKAHLIGGDPNVASCPKVPSHVKEDLKAFLHKKRELKTQLIHELELYNLDDDDETEEGDDASSLPPKSQKRGRMQPMSSSCGSTGKTKCPMDCYFSQKSGDKEGKSGNPQIDAKTILRDRAITMFARWMYDAGLPFNCVNYTDIFSAFIEAVGQYSPGMKPPTYHEVREPYLKKEVAEVNKIVEEHKVEWNKFGCSIMMDKWTARNEKMIINILVNSPKGSLFLESVVASDSLTDSTKMYSLFKSTIDSIGAENVVQVVTDNASENVKAGDLMSAGYPHIYWTPCAAHSINLIFGDIFKERPFSSIFNQAIRVHSYIVQRSLLLNMMKRFTKQRSLVKPAKTRFATAFLTLHMMYEQKSNLKKLFVSDECTNSAYGREARGRESADIILSPSFWNNVVHALKIGGPLVKVLRFVDGEQRPPMGYLYEAMDRAKEAIQVLFSDQRKYKKVFEIIDKRWDSKLHSPLHAAGLVLNPELFYDNEEKILGDEPLWNGYYECIEKLIPEESVQDKIT from the coding sequence ATGGCGCCAAAAGAAGATAGGAAAGATCCGGCTTGGGCTTACTCTGAAAGAGTTTGCGAGACCAACAAGATGGCAATTAGATGTCTTTTTTGTGACAAGATTTCAAATGGAGGAATCTATCGTCAAAAAGCGCATCTAATCGGTGGTGATCCAAATGTCGCATCTTGTCCTAAAGTTCCGTCGCATGTGAAGGAAGATTTGAAAGCATTCCTTCATAAAAAAAGAGAGTTAAAGACTCAACTGATTCATGAACTAGAACTGTATAATCTTGATGACGATGATGAAACAGAAGAAGGTGACGATGCTTCGTCGCTTCCACCAAAATCACAAAAGCGGGGAAGGATGCAACCAATGTCTTCTAGTTGTGGATCTACTGGCAAGACCAAATGTCCTATGGATTGTTACTTCTCGCAAAAATCTGGAGATAAGGAAGGAAAAAGTGGTAATCCTCAAATTGATGCCAAAACGATTTTGAGGGATCGTGCAATTACAATGTTTGCACGGTGGATGTATGATGCAGGTCTTCCttttaattgtgttaattataCTGATATTTTTTCTGCTTTTATTGAGGCCGTAGGCCAATATAGTCCAGGAATGAagcctccaacatatcatgaaGTTAGAGAGCCATATCTAAAAAAAGAGGTGGCAGAGGTGAACAAAATCGTGGAAGAGCACAAAGTAgaatggaacaagtttggttgttcCATTATGATGGATAAGTGGACGGCGAGAAATGAAAAAATGATCATCAATATCTTGGTGAATTCTCCTAAGGGAAGCCTATTTCTTGAGTCCGTTGTTGCAAGCGACTCTTTGACTGATTCAACCAAAATGTACTCCTTGTTCAAGAGTACAATAGACTCTATTGGAGCAGAAAATGTTGTTCAAGTTGTCACGGACAATGCCAGTGAAAATGTTAAAGCTGGCGATTTGATGTCTGCTGGGTACCCGCATATTTATTGGACTCCGTGTGCAGCACATTCCATTAATTTGATCTTCGGTgacattttcaaggaaagaccCTTTAGTTCAATCTTTAATCAGGCAATTAGAGTGCATTCCTATATTGTTCAAAggtctttgttattgaatatgatGAAGAGATTCACTAAACAAAGAAGCTTGGTGAAACCCGCAAAGACAAGATTTGCTACTGCTTTCTTGACTTTGCATATGATGTATGAGCAAAAAAGCAATTTGAAGAAGTTGTTTGTTTCAGATGAGTGCACTAACAGTGCCTATGGAAGGGAAGCTCGAGGGAGAGAATCTGCAGATATTATACTTTCTCCTTCATTCTGGAACAATgtggttcatgcattgaagattggtGGTCCTTTAGTTAAAGTGCTTCGTTTTGTGGATGGGGAGCAAAGGCCACCAATGGGCTACCTGTATGAAGCAATGGATAGGGCAAAGGAGGCTATTCAAGTCTTGTTTAGTGatcaaagaaaatacaaaaaagtcTTTGAGATCATAGATAAAAGGTGGGATAGTAAGCTTCATAGCCCTTTGCATGCAGCTGGACTTGTTTTGAACCCGGAACTGTTTTATGACAATGAAGAAAAGATTCTAGGAGATGAACCTTTGTGGAATGGATACTATGAATGTATTGAGAAGTTGATACCTGAAGAATCCGTGCAAGATAAAATAACTTGA
- the LOC107813240 gene encoding cation/H(+) antiporter 15-like isoform X1 produces MADLEPPIDTEKLNEKILCYAQTIYRLNGVWEGPDPLTPIIPLFFVQISLAILITRLVMFALKITRQPPFVAEIISGILLGPSALGQIVKYRRQLFPNYNFHVIETMAHVALVFYGFLVGLQMDIKSVLRIGIKARNVAVIGIIIPFVMGTILFFSLYRDEDARGFIFYGGALTVTGFSVLAKILDKQKILQTDIGKMAMSSAVINDIGAWFILALGYVVTGSTTNIHWAVICTIAYALFCVFYLRRAIGWIIRKMPEVQGYSEFFVCSILAGMAISGVITDALGTHPIIGAFLFGLSVPNQMLQAAILDKLDDFVMGFLMPTFFVVCGLRTNFKAMGSIYEIVGYIILFVSAKILSTFAATFFSDMSIKEALAVGILSNTKSLMALIIIEAGQAQQILNTQLYSLMVTGILVMTVIVTPITMLYHPSQELAPHKRRTIQKAKVEEELRVLACIHAAHDIPSVINLLGSSNSTPAAPITVFALQVVELVGRASSMLEVHTSGKRGSRSLGHEEAQTRQIIAAFDNYELRSDGVMVQVLTARCALSTMDEDICNIAKDKRAAFIILPFHKQRSLAGEMEDVNPEIRAVNEGVLANAPCSVGILIDRGLSETSDYAKNIVVLYFGGPDDREALGYALRMVDRPDTRLTVVKFIPGEDATDIEPMEFAEESHVNVHIDKESENLLDEEFLNRFKISTANDKSVKYIELLLNDVEEAVKAIKLMDQHSYDLYIVGKGRGIVSPLTAGLVDWCDCPELGAIGDLLVTSEFDSTFSVLVMQQYVKPIGDGSVNSYGSMSERIGLGMDMDMDMQRADSEAGDVFSSFRRRPEHMPRV; encoded by the exons ATGGCAGATTTAGAACCACCTATTGATACTGAAAAATTAAATGAAAAGATTCTGTGTTATGCACAAACCATTTACAGGTTAAATGGTGTTTGGGAAGGACCTGATCCTTTGACACCAATTATTCCTCTTTTCTTCGTTCAGATTTCTTTAGCTATCTTGATCACCCGTCTTGTCATGTTTGCCCTTAAAATCACAAGGCAACCTCCTTTTGTTGCTGAAATTATT AGTGGCATACTTTTGGGTCCTTCAGCACTTGGACAGATAGTAAAGTATAGGAGGCAGCTTTTCCCAAACTACAACTTCCATGTGATTGAGACAATGGCTCATGTAGCCCTTGTGTTCTATGGGTTTCTGGTGGGATTACAGATGGATATAAAATCAGTTCTTCGAATCGGAATAAAGGCTAGGAATGTAGCTGTTATAGGGATCATTATCCCTTTTGTCATGGGAACAATATTGTTTTTCTCACTCTATCGCGACGAAGATGCTAGAGGTTTTATTTTCTATGGTGGTGCTCTCACTGTTACAGGGTTCTCTGTCTTGGCTAAGATACTTGACAAACAGAAGATCCTCCAAACTGACATTGGGAAAATGGCCATGTCTTCAGCTGTAATCAATGATATTGGTGCATGGTTTATTTTGGCACTAGGTTATGTAGTCACAGGGAGTACAACTAACATCCATTGGGCTGTAATTTGCACGATTGCCTACGCCTTGTTCTGTGTCTTTTATCTCCGTCGTGCCATTGGCTGGATCATCCGAAAAATGCCAGAAGTACAAGGATATAGTGAGTTCTTTGTATGCTCAATTCTTGCTGGGATGGCGATTTCGGGAGTTATAACGGATGCTTTGGGCACACACCCTATAATTGGTGCTTTTCTGTTTGGACTGAGTGTACCTAACCAAATGCTTCAAGCAGCAATCTTGGATAAGCTTGATGATTTTGTGATGGGCTTTCTTATGCCAACTTTCTTTGTTGTTTGTGGACTCAGAACCAATTTCAAAGCCATGGGTAGTATTTATGAAATTGTTGGCTACATTATTCTATTTGTTTCAGCCAAAATCTTGAGCACATTTGCTGCTACTTTCTTCTCTGACATGTCTATTAAGGAGGCTTTGGCTGTTGGAATACTTAGCAATACCAAAAGTCTCATggccttgatcattattgaagcTGGTCAGGCACAACAG ATTTTGAACACTCAATTATACTCTCTTATGGTAACTGGCATTTTGGTGATGACGGTGATTGTCACACCTATCACTATGCTCTATCATCCCTCGCAAGAATTGGCGCCCCATAAACGAAGGACTATacagaaagcaaaagtggaggagGAGCTTCGGGTGCTCGCATGCATCCATGCCGCGCACGACATCCCTTCGGTCATCAACCTTCTTGGCTCGTCGAATTCTACACCAGCAGCCCCAATAACTGTCTTTGCTCTCCAAGTAGTAGAACTAGTCGGGCGTGCATCATCAATGCTAGAAGTTCACACCTCAGGCAAACGAGGCTCGAGAAGTCTTGGCCACGAGGAGGCACAAACGAGACAGATAATCGCTGCTTTCGACAACTATGAGCTACGATCGGATGGTGTGATGGTTCAAGTACTTACAGCAAGGTGTGCTTTGTCCACTATGGATGAAGATATATGCAACATTGCCAAAGACAAGCGTGCAGCTTTCATCATACTCCCTTTCCACAAACAGCGAAGTCTCGCTGGTGAAATGGAGGATGTCAACCCTGAAATTCGGGCTGTCAACGAGGGTGTGCTCGCTAATGCCCCTTGTTCTGTGGGAATCCTCATCGATCGTGGCCTTTCTGAGACAAGTGACTACGCAAAAAATATCGTTGTCCTTTACTTCGGAGGTCCTGATGATAGGGAAGCTCTGGGTTACGCGCTGAGAATGGTTGATCGTCCAGATACACGCCTAACTGTGGTTAAGTTTATACCAGGGGAAGATGCTACAGATATAGAACCAATGGAATTTGCTGAAGAAAGTCATGTAAACGTCCACATTGACAAAGAGAGCGAAAATTTGTTAGATGAAGAGTTCTTGAACAGGTTCAAGATCAGCACAGCCAATGACAAATCAGTAAAATACATAGAATTGTTGCTGAATGATGTAGAAGAAGCTGTCAAGGCAATAAAACTAATGGACCAGCATAGCTATGATCTCTACATCGTAGGAAAAGGTCGAGGCATAGTGTCACCACTAACGGCTGGTCTAGTCGATTGGTGTGACTGCCCCGAGCTCGGGGCTATTGGTGATCTTTTAGTCACATCCGAATTCGATTCCACATTCTCTGTGCTGGTCATGCAGCAGTATGTTAAGCCAATTGGAGATGGTTCGGTAAATTCTTATGGATCAATGAGTGAGCGGATAGGACTCGGGATGGACATGGATATGGACATGCAGCGCGCAGATAGTGAAGCTGGGGACGTGTTTTCCAGTTTTAGGAGGCGGCCAGAACATATGCCACGAGTCTAA
- the LOC107813240 gene encoding cation/H(+) antiporter 15-like isoform X2, producing MAHVALVFYGFLVGLQMDIKSVLRIGIKARNVAVIGIIIPFVMGTILFFSLYRDEDARGFIFYGGALTVTGFSVLAKILDKQKILQTDIGKMAMSSAVINDIGAWFILALGYVVTGSTTNIHWAVICTIAYALFCVFYLRRAIGWIIRKMPEVQGYSEFFVCSILAGMAISGVITDALGTHPIIGAFLFGLSVPNQMLQAAILDKLDDFVMGFLMPTFFVVCGLRTNFKAMGSIYEIVGYIILFVSAKILSTFAATFFSDMSIKEALAVGILSNTKSLMALIIIEAGQAQQILNTQLYSLMVTGILVMTVIVTPITMLYHPSQELAPHKRRTIQKAKVEEELRVLACIHAAHDIPSVINLLGSSNSTPAAPITVFALQVVELVGRASSMLEVHTSGKRGSRSLGHEEAQTRQIIAAFDNYELRSDGVMVQVLTARCALSTMDEDICNIAKDKRAAFIILPFHKQRSLAGEMEDVNPEIRAVNEGVLANAPCSVGILIDRGLSETSDYAKNIVVLYFGGPDDREALGYALRMVDRPDTRLTVVKFIPGEDATDIEPMEFAEESHVNVHIDKESENLLDEEFLNRFKISTANDKSVKYIELLLNDVEEAVKAIKLMDQHSYDLYIVGKGRGIVSPLTAGLVDWCDCPELGAIGDLLVTSEFDSTFSVLVMQQYVKPIGDGSVNSYGSMSERIGLGMDMDMDMQRADSEAGDVFSSFRRRPEHMPRV from the exons ATGGCTCATGTAGCCCTTGTGTTCTATGGGTTTCTGGTGGGATTACAGATGGATATAAAATCAGTTCTTCGAATCGGAATAAAGGCTAGGAATGTAGCTGTTATAGGGATCATTATCCCTTTTGTCATGGGAACAATATTGTTTTTCTCACTCTATCGCGACGAAGATGCTAGAGGTTTTATTTTCTATGGTGGTGCTCTCACTGTTACAGGGTTCTCTGTCTTGGCTAAGATACTTGACAAACAGAAGATCCTCCAAACTGACATTGGGAAAATGGCCATGTCTTCAGCTGTAATCAATGATATTGGTGCATGGTTTATTTTGGCACTAGGTTATGTAGTCACAGGGAGTACAACTAACATCCATTGGGCTGTAATTTGCACGATTGCCTACGCCTTGTTCTGTGTCTTTTATCTCCGTCGTGCCATTGGCTGGATCATCCGAAAAATGCCAGAAGTACAAGGATATAGTGAGTTCTTTGTATGCTCAATTCTTGCTGGGATGGCGATTTCGGGAGTTATAACGGATGCTTTGGGCACACACCCTATAATTGGTGCTTTTCTGTTTGGACTGAGTGTACCTAACCAAATGCTTCAAGCAGCAATCTTGGATAAGCTTGATGATTTTGTGATGGGCTTTCTTATGCCAACTTTCTTTGTTGTTTGTGGACTCAGAACCAATTTCAAAGCCATGGGTAGTATTTATGAAATTGTTGGCTACATTATTCTATTTGTTTCAGCCAAAATCTTGAGCACATTTGCTGCTACTTTCTTCTCTGACATGTCTATTAAGGAGGCTTTGGCTGTTGGAATACTTAGCAATACCAAAAGTCTCATggccttgatcattattgaagcTGGTCAGGCACAACAG ATTTTGAACACTCAATTATACTCTCTTATGGTAACTGGCATTTTGGTGATGACGGTGATTGTCACACCTATCACTATGCTCTATCATCCCTCGCAAGAATTGGCGCCCCATAAACGAAGGACTATacagaaagcaaaagtggaggagGAGCTTCGGGTGCTCGCATGCATCCATGCCGCGCACGACATCCCTTCGGTCATCAACCTTCTTGGCTCGTCGAATTCTACACCAGCAGCCCCAATAACTGTCTTTGCTCTCCAAGTAGTAGAACTAGTCGGGCGTGCATCATCAATGCTAGAAGTTCACACCTCAGGCAAACGAGGCTCGAGAAGTCTTGGCCACGAGGAGGCACAAACGAGACAGATAATCGCTGCTTTCGACAACTATGAGCTACGATCGGATGGTGTGATGGTTCAAGTACTTACAGCAAGGTGTGCTTTGTCCACTATGGATGAAGATATATGCAACATTGCCAAAGACAAGCGTGCAGCTTTCATCATACTCCCTTTCCACAAACAGCGAAGTCTCGCTGGTGAAATGGAGGATGTCAACCCTGAAATTCGGGCTGTCAACGAGGGTGTGCTCGCTAATGCCCCTTGTTCTGTGGGAATCCTCATCGATCGTGGCCTTTCTGAGACAAGTGACTACGCAAAAAATATCGTTGTCCTTTACTTCGGAGGTCCTGATGATAGGGAAGCTCTGGGTTACGCGCTGAGAATGGTTGATCGTCCAGATACACGCCTAACTGTGGTTAAGTTTATACCAGGGGAAGATGCTACAGATATAGAACCAATGGAATTTGCTGAAGAAAGTCATGTAAACGTCCACATTGACAAAGAGAGCGAAAATTTGTTAGATGAAGAGTTCTTGAACAGGTTCAAGATCAGCACAGCCAATGACAAATCAGTAAAATACATAGAATTGTTGCTGAATGATGTAGAAGAAGCTGTCAAGGCAATAAAACTAATGGACCAGCATAGCTATGATCTCTACATCGTAGGAAAAGGTCGAGGCATAGTGTCACCACTAACGGCTGGTCTAGTCGATTGGTGTGACTGCCCCGAGCTCGGGGCTATTGGTGATCTTTTAGTCACATCCGAATTCGATTCCACATTCTCTGTGCTGGTCATGCAGCAGTATGTTAAGCCAATTGGAGATGGTTCGGTAAATTCTTATGGATCAATGAGTGAGCGGATAGGACTCGGGATGGACATGGATATGGACATGCAGCGCGCAGATAGTGAAGCTGGGGACGTGTTTTCCAGTTTTAGGAGGCGGCCAGAACATATGCCACGAGTCTAA